One genomic region from Vitis riparia cultivar Riparia Gloire de Montpellier isolate 1030 chromosome 17, EGFV_Vit.rip_1.0, whole genome shotgun sequence encodes:
- the LOC117904290 gene encoding carbonic anhydrase 2-like, whose translation MAKSSTEVAIEGLKRLLSDKEGLDDIAAAKIEKLTAELQEQEQDHEECDPVERIKDGFIHFKIHHFDKCPDYYNQLAKEQHPKFLVFACSDSRVSPSHVLNFKPGEAFMCRNIANMVPAFNQLRYSGVGAVIEYAVKHLEVENILVIGHSRCGGIQALMSLPADGTTSNDFIDDWVKIGLPAKAKVESEWSDATFEEKCEHCEKESVNLSLVNLLSYPYVRAALANRALKLMGGYYDFVNGTFGLWKADFDITPEIII comes from the exons ATGGCGAAGAGCTCAACTGAGGTAGCCATTGAAGGACTAAAGCGGCTTCTGAG TGATAAGGAAGGTCTGGATGACATAGCTGCAGCAAAAATTGAGAAGTTGACCGCTGAGTTGCAAGAGCAAGAGCAAGATCATGAGGAGTGTGATCCTGTCGAGAGGATTAAAGACGGATTTATTCACTTCAAAATCCACCATTTCGA CAAGTGTCCAGATTACTATAATCAACTTGCAAAAGAGCAGCACCCCAAG TTTCTGGTGTTTGCGTGCTCTGACTCCCGCGTTAGCCCCTCTCATGTCCTCAACTTCAAGCCAGGGGAAGCCTTCATGTGCAGGAACATTGCTAACATGGTTCCTGCATTTAATCAG TTGAGATACTCAGGAGTTGGTGCAGTCATTGAATACGCAGTCAAGCATCTTGAG GTGGAGAACATCCTGGTCATAGGACATAGTCGCTGCGGTGGGATACAGGCCCTTATGTCTCTTCCTGCTGATGGAACTACTTCCAA TGACTTCATCGATGACTGGGTCAAAATCGGTTTACCAGCCAAGGCCAAGGTGGAATCAGAGTGGAGCGACGCAacatttgaggaaaaatgtgaaCATTGTGAAAAG GAGTCGGTGAATTTGTCTCTGGTCAATCTATTGAGCTATCCGTATGTGCGAGCAGCACTAGCTAACAGAGCTTTGAAGTTGATGGGTGGTTACTATGATTTCGTTAATGGAACTTTTGGGCTATGGAAAGCTGATTTTGATATCACACCCGAAATTATCATATAA